The genomic segment GCGCGACCAGCTCCGCTCGCTCGGCTTCAACGTCTGACCGTTCCCGGTCACGCCGCGGGCGCGGCACCCCTACCGGGGGGTGCCGCGCCCGCGCTGCTTTCCCGCGCCCGGCACTGCCTTCCGCGCCCGCATGCTTCCCCGCCCCGCTTCCGAACCCCGCCCCTTTGTCCCCTCCGTTACTGAGTCCCCGCCGACCTCGCTTCCGTCCGCCTCTTCACACTCGTCAGCCAGGTTCCGCCGTCCTACTCAGGATCGCGTCCCAGCCAGCGAGAGTTCGCCTCCACTAGTCAGGAAAACCGAAGATCTTGGTAGGAAATGGCCCTCATGGGGGCCACTTCCTACCAAGATCTCCCCGAGCCGAGCCGAGCCGAGCCGAGCCGACGGCGCTGCACCGTTCCGACCACCCACGCCCCCCTCCCCGCGATCTTGCAGATCCTGCCCGGGCAGACCGGGCATTCCGACTGTCTTCGGGGCCGTAAGTGCAAGCTCGCGCGGAAATGGGTGGTGGGGTGGGGGAGGGGGGCGCAGGATGAGCCGGTGATCGAGGCGTACCCGACGCAGGTTTCTGTCCGTGCGGCCACCGCCGCACGCCGACAGCGCGCCCTGCCGCCGGCCGCCTCGCCCCACTTCCCGTCGTCGTGACCGGGGCGTTCCTGGCTGGCCTGGTCGCCGGCTACGGCGTCGCCATCCCGGTCGGCGCTATCGCGATCCTCATCCTCGGGCTCAGCGCGCGTACCTCGTTCCGCGTCGGTGCGGCGGCGGCGCTCGGCGTGGCCAGCGCCGACGGGCTCTACGCGGCCGTCGCGGCGCTGGGCGGGGCCGCGGTGGCGAGCGGCCTCGCGCCGGTCGCGGGTCCGCTGCGACTGGTCGCCGCGGGGGTGCTGCTGGCTCTCGCCTGCCTCACCGCCTGGCGTGCGCTGCGCCCATCCGCCCCGACGCCGGAGCCGAGCGTGGAAGGCGGACCGGCCGGGGAAGGCGGACCGGCCCGGGAAGGCCGGCCGCATCGGAAGGCGGCGGCGCGGGGTGGGCTGGACACGCCGGTGCGGGCGTTCGCCGCGGTCCTCGCGCTGACCCTGCTCAACCCGGCCACAGTGGTCTACTTCGTGGCGCTCGTCCTCGGCCGGGGTGACGTGCTCGGTGGCGGTCCCGCGGGCGCGGGCGCCTTCACCGCCGGGGTGTTCCTCGCCTCGGCGAGCTGGCAGTTGCTGATCGCCGGCGGCGGCACGCTGATCGGCCGGGCCCTCACCGGTCCCCGCGGGCGGCAGGTCACCGCGCTGCTGTCCAGTGTCATCATCGCCGTCCTCGCGGTCGCCACAGTGCTCGATGTCTGACCGACGTGGACAGGCCGATGTGTCGGCCCGATTGCGGGCCGGTTCATGATCCGTTACCCAGGGATCGGCCGAAACGGCAGTTGCGGACGACGGAAGGAGCCGTTCCGGTTCCGCGTCCGACCACAGGTGCCCTTGGTCGTCAGGCCGGCCGTGCCGGGCCTGCGAAGCGCGGATCCCGCAAGCCGGGACGACCCGGATCACCGTCCAGACAGAACCGCATCCTCTTTGCGGGTGATGTTCGAAGTCGCGAGTGGTCCTAGGGTCACGGAACAATCCGTGGACCGTTCACGTACGGCCGGTCATCCCCGCCGGTCGCGCGTCAGTCCACATCGATCGAACAGGGAGAAAACTTGAGGATCACCCTGTGGCGTCCGCCGCGCGACCGGCAACCCGCCGGACGGTCTCGGCGCGGACGGACCGCTGCCCTCCTCGTCGCCGCGCTGGCCGCGGCGACGCTTCCCGTTCTGGCGGCGCCCGCGCCCGCCTCCGCCGCTCCCGGCGTCCACGGACCGTGGCAGAAGGTGGACGGCAAACCGGCGGCCACGAAGGCGGGCCGCAAGGCGGCGATCAAGGCCAAGCGACTGGCCGCGTACAAGCTGGACCGCGGCACCATGAAGGGCCTGTTGGACGAGGCGCCGGCGGAGAAGCGCGTGGCGGTCGCCCGCGTGCCGAAGCAGGTGGTGTCGCTGCCCGCTCCGGACGGCACGTTCCAGCGCTTCGAGCTGGTCGACTCGCCGGTCATGGAGGCCGGCCTGGCCGCGAAGCACCCGGACATCACCACGTACGCCGGCAAGGGCCTGGACGACCCGACCGCGACCATCCGGGCGGACCTCACCCCGCTGGGGTTCCACGCCTCGGTCCGCTCGGCGAAGGGCAACTGGTACATCGACCCGTACTACCAGCGCGACCAGAGCCTGTACGCGAGCTACTTCGCCCGCGACCTGGAGCACCCGGAGGGCGAGTTCGTCGAGCGTGAGGACGTCACGCAGGAGGCGCACGCGCTGGCCGAGGAGATCGCCGAGGCGGAGGTACCGGCCGGGCCGCTGGTGAAGCTGCGCACCTACCGGGTGGCGCTGGTGACCGACCCGTCGTACGCCACCTACTTCGGCGCGGAGAACGTCACCGCCGCGAAGGTGACGCTGATGAACCGGGTCACCCAGATCTACGAGGACGAGACCGCGATCCGGCTCGTCCTGATCAACGACACCGACAAGACGAACCTGAACACGCCGGCCCTGGCCACCGAGCCGAACGGCCCGTGCGGCGCGGCGGCCTGCTTCACGCCGGCGCAGCTCACCTCCTGCGGCGGCGGCACGCTCAGCCGTAACCGGATCGTGCTCGGCCAGCTGGTCGGCGCGAGCAACTACGACGTGGGCCACATCGGCCTGGGCGTCAACGGTGGCGGCGTGGCCAGCCTCGGTGTGATCGGCGGCAACGGCAAGGCGCAGGGCTGCACCGGCCTGCCGACACCGGTCGGTGACTTCTACGCGGTCGACTACGTCTCGCACGAGATGGGTCACCAGTTCGCCGGCAACCACACCTTCAACGGCACGCAGTACAACTGCTCGGGCGGCAACCGCAGCGCGGCCAACTCGTACGAGCCGGGCAGCGGTTCGTCGATCATGGCGTACGCGGGCATCTGCCAGCAGGACAACCTCCAGCCGCACAGCGACCCGTACTGGTCGCACCGCAGCTACACCGAGATCACCAACTACGTCACGTCGAACCGCCCGGCCATCAACGAGGTGCAGACCGTCTCGCTGTACGGGTTCGACGCCGACGGTGACTCGTTCACCGTCAGCTACGCGGGCACCGACTCGGCGCCGATCGTGCGGGGCGTCAACTACACCATCGCCGGCATCAAGGCCGCCATCGAGGGCATCGCCGGCTGGCCGGCCGGCGCGACGGTCACCGTGGCCGCCTTCGGTGGCAGCGGCACGCTCAACGACAACGGCTTTCAGGTGACCTTCGGCGGCACGCTGGCCACCACCAACGTGGCGGCGCTGGAGCTGACCAACGCCTCCGGTGCCTCCGGATTCGTCGGCGAGACCGCCAAGGGCGGCGCCATCGACAACGGCGGCTGGCTGGTCGAGGAGACCACCAACCACGCGCCGGTGGTCACCGTGCCGGACACCGTCACCATCCCGGTGCGGACGCCGTTCGCGCTGACCGGCAGCGCCACCGACGCCGACGGCGACACGGTGACGTACCTGTGGGAGCAGAACGACAGGGGCGCCACGACCGGCACCGCGCTGACGAACAACACGAAGGTCAACGGCCCGCTGTTCCGGGTGTTCAGCGAGGCGGCGATCGTGTCCCCGACGGACACGCTGAAGTACTACTCGCCGGGTCTGAACGCGGTCACCACCGACTCGACCCGGGTCTTCCCGGACATGCGGCAGATCCTGGCCGGCAACACCAACGCGGCCACCGGCGCCTGCCCGGCGGCCCCGGCACCCCCGGCCACCGGTGGCGCCTCGAACGTGCCGGCCGAGCTGGTCGACTGCTACTCCGAGTTCCTGCCCACCCGCGACTGGGTCGGCATCGCGGGCGACCGGACCCTGCACTTCAAGCTCACCGCCCGGGACGGGCGACTGGGTGGCGGCGGCATCGGCAGCGGCGACGTCTCCGTGGTGCTGGCGCCGGACGCGGGTCCGTTCCTGGTGACCTCGCAGGGCACCGCCGCGGTCCTGGACGGCGGCTCGGCCCAGACCGTGACGTGGGACGTGGCCGGCACCGACGTGGCGCCGGTGAACGCCGCGCAGGTGAAGATCTCGCTGTCCGCCGACGGCGGGCTGACCTTCCCGTACGTGCTGGCGGAGCAGACCGCCAACACCGGCTCGGCGACGGTGACGCTGCCGAACGTGGCGACCGGGAAGGCCCGGATCAAGATCGAGGCGGTCGGCAACGTCTTCTTCGACGTCAACGACGCCGACTTCACCATCCGGTCCGCCCCGGCCGTCACCAGCACCGCCCCGGACGGCGGCGTGAACGTGCAGTACAGCGACGCGCTCTCGCCCGCCGTCACGGTGACCGCCACCGACGGCGACACCACGGGCGCGGACCTGACCGCCGCCGCCACCGGGCTGCCCGCCGGCCTGTCCCTGGCCGTCACGAGCACTTCGGCGACGGACGCCCGCCCGGGTACGCGTACCTGGACGGTCGCCGGCACCACCACGGCGGCCCCGGGCGACTACCCGGTCACCGTGACCGTCTCCGACGGCTCCGGGCTGACCGGCAGCACCTCGTTCACCGTCACCGTCGCCCCGGAGGACGCGGCGGTCAGCTGGGCCGGTGACACGCTCGTGAACACCGCGACCGGCGGCACGTCGGGCCAGGCCCTGCTGCGGGCCGTGCTCCGGGACAGCTCGGTGCTGCCCGGCGCCCCGGACACCACCGCCGGTGACATCCGGACCGCCACCGTCACCTTCACCTCCGGCGGCGTGACGCTGTGCACCGCCGTGCCTGCCCTGCTCGGCACGGCCACCACCACCGCGTCCGCGGCGTGCACGGCCACCCTGCCGAAGGGCACGCACACCGTCACCGCGACCGTGGGCGGCACCTACACGGGCAGCACCACCGCCCAGGTGACGGTCGCCGTCTCCGACGGCGGGTTCCTCACCGGCGGCGGCGAGTTCACCGCCGCCCGCTCGGCGGGGGCATACCCGGCCGACGTGAACTCCACAGTCGAGGTGGAGCTGAACGCGAAGCCGGGCAAGGCGAACAAGCCCGCCACGGGCAAGGCCGAGGTCGAGTTCCGCTCCGGCGGGAAGGCGTACACGATCAAGGCCGGCCCCGTCGACGCGCTCGGCGTCACCTCGGCGGGCAAGGTCGCCCAGGTGCGCTACCAGGCCGCCCTGTACGACAACAAGGGCAAGCTGGTGGCCTCCGGCCTGACCCTGGCCGTGACGGTGACCGACCGGGGCGCCCCCGGTCGGAACGACACCGTCGGGGTGACGCTCTGGAACGGCCGCTCGCTGCTGTTCTCGTCCGACTGGACGGGCGGCGGCACCGCCGAGGTCAAACTGAAGGGCGGCAACCTCACCGTCCACTGATCCACGCGGTAGACGCGGGAGGGCACCGGTCACGGTGTCCTCCCGCGTTGCGTCCCCGGCTCCGTCGATGGCGTACCGTCGGGCCATGAGCAGCCGACCTGCCGCGGGGGGTGGCCGGTGGGTCGAGGTCGACCCCGGCCGCATCGCCCGCTGGGTCGAGGGCTTCACCGACCGGCACGGCCCGCCGACCACGACCGTGCACGAGTACGGGCTGCTGCTCACCGCCCCGGACGGCGCCACCGCCGAGCTGCACACCCCGCCCGGCGCGAGCGCGTCGGCGGACGTACCCGGATTCGTCGCCTCCGCCACGGCGGCCCGCCGGCTCGGTCTGCTCCTGGCCCGCAAGGGCGCTGTCGCGGTCGGCGTCGCCGACGGCACCGACCTGGTGGTCTCCAAGGTGGACACCCGGTACGTGCAGGGCCGGACCGCGGCGGGCGGCTGGTCCCAGCAGCGGTTCGCCCGGCGGCGCGACAACCAGGCGAAGGCCGCGCTGGGCGACGCGGCCGAGCTGGCCGTACGCCTGCTGTTGCCGGAGGCGGGCACGCTGGCGTCGCTGGTCTGCGGCGGCGACCGGCGCGCGGTGGACACGGTGCTCGCCGACCGCCGGCTGGCCCCGCTCGCGGCGCTGCGCGCGCCGCGCCTGCTCGACGTGCCGGAACCCCGGCACGCGGTGCTGGTGGCCGCCGTCGCCGCCGCCCGGGCGGTCCACATCCTGGTCCGCTGAACAGGAAAGATCACCTCAAGACGACTCAATCCCGCTTCTCGAAGGTGCATCGAATCGACTCGATGCCTATCGTCGGTGTCACGAAGCCGGGTCTCCGGGCGACCCGCAGGGCAGCTTCGCCTCCGCCATCACGTGCCGACATCGTTGGGAGAGAACAACTTCATGAGCGGATATCAGGACGGCCGGCTGCGTGCCCGGTGGCGCCGTGCGACGAGGCTCCTCGTCGCGGCGGCGGCGGTGAGCGCCGGAAGCCTCGTGCTCACCACCGCACTCACGGCCGGTACGGCGAACGCGGGCCCGGCGCAGCGCGCCGCCCTCGCCGCGCCCACCGTCAGCAGCGTCACCGCGGGCGGCGCGCACACGTGCGCGATCAGCACCGACGGGGGACTGTGGTGCTGGGGCTCGAACTACGGCGGTCAGCTCGGCGACGGGACCACCACGAACCGCAGTGCCCCGACGCAGGTCGGCACCGCCACCTGGACGAACGTCGACGCCGGTTCCGGGCACACCTGCGCGGTCCGCACGGACGGGACGCTGTGGTGCTGGGGCTCGAACTTCCGGGGCCAGCTCGGCGACGGGAGCACCACCAGCCGCAGCACCCCGGTGCAGGTCGGCACCGCGACCACCTGGGCCCGGGTCGACGCCGGCCCCCAGCACACCTGCGCGATCCGCACCGACGGCACGCTCTGGTGCTGGGGCTTCAACCGGACCACCCAGCTGGGCGTCGGCGCCTCGCCGTACGTCGCGAACACCCCGCTGCAGGTCGGCACGGCCACCGACTGGGTGAGCGTCTCGACCGGCTACGGGCACACCTGCGGCATCCGGACCGGCGGCACGCTCTGGTGCTGGGGGGCCAGCTCGGACGGCCAGCTCGGGCTCGGCAACCTGACGCCCCAGACCGCGCCCGCGCAGGTCGGCACCGCGACCGGGTGGACCGGCGTCGCGGCCGGGTACGCGCACACCTGCGGGGTCCGCTCCGGCGCGCTGTGGTGCTGGGGTGAGAACGGCTACGGGCAGCTCGGCGTGAGCGGCACCTACCGGACCGCGCCGGTGCAGATCGGCACCGCCACCACCTGGAACCGGATCGCCGCCAGCAGCGACACGTCCTGCGCGTCGCGTACCGACGGCACCCTGTGGTGCTGGGGCAAGAACTCGGCCGGCCAGGTGGGCGACGGCAGCACCACCCACCGGTCCGCGCCCGCCCAGGTCGGTAGCGCCACCAGCTGGACCGGCGGCCTCGCGGTCACCGATCACGGCTGCGCGATCCGTACCGACGCCGGCCTGTGGTGCTGGGGCGACAACAGCGGGGGCCAGCTCGGTGACGGGACGACCGTCAACCGGTCCACCCCGGGTCAGGTGACGCTGCCGGCCTGACCGCCCCGGAAACGACATCGGCCCGCACCGCCGTCTGCGGCGGTGCGGGCCGATGCGGTCTGCGGGGATCAGGCCCCCGAACCGAAGGTGTCGCAGGACTTCGGGTCACCGGTGGTGAAGCCCTTGGTGAACCACTGCTTGCGCTGCTCCGAGGTGCCGTGGGTGAACTCGTCCGGGTTCACCGGCCGGCCGGAGCGCTCCTGGATCGCGTCGTCGCCGATCTTCTCGGCGGCGTCGATGGCCTGCGAGATGTCCTCCTCGGTGATGCTCTTGAAGATCTTCTGCCCGCGGTCGTCGGCGGTGCCGGTGGCGTTCTTCGCCCACGCGCCGGCGTAGCAGTCGGCCTGCAGCTCGAGCTTCACCGACAGCGCGTTCGCGCTCTGCGGGTCGCGCTCCTGCTGGCGGCGCATCTGCGCCTCGGT from the Micromonospora sp. WMMA1947 genome contains:
- a CDS encoding M12 family metallo-peptidase, with product MRITLWRPPRDRQPAGRSRRGRTAALLVAALAAATLPVLAAPAPASAAPGVHGPWQKVDGKPAATKAGRKAAIKAKRLAAYKLDRGTMKGLLDEAPAEKRVAVARVPKQVVSLPAPDGTFQRFELVDSPVMEAGLAAKHPDITTYAGKGLDDPTATIRADLTPLGFHASVRSAKGNWYIDPYYQRDQSLYASYFARDLEHPEGEFVEREDVTQEAHALAEEIAEAEVPAGPLVKLRTYRVALVTDPSYATYFGAENVTAAKVTLMNRVTQIYEDETAIRLVLINDTDKTNLNTPALATEPNGPCGAAACFTPAQLTSCGGGTLSRNRIVLGQLVGASNYDVGHIGLGVNGGGVASLGVIGGNGKAQGCTGLPTPVGDFYAVDYVSHEMGHQFAGNHTFNGTQYNCSGGNRSAANSYEPGSGSSIMAYAGICQQDNLQPHSDPYWSHRSYTEITNYVTSNRPAINEVQTVSLYGFDADGDSFTVSYAGTDSAPIVRGVNYTIAGIKAAIEGIAGWPAGATVTVAAFGGSGTLNDNGFQVTFGGTLATTNVAALELTNASGASGFVGETAKGGAIDNGGWLVEETTNHAPVVTVPDTVTIPVRTPFALTGSATDADGDTVTYLWEQNDRGATTGTALTNNTKVNGPLFRVFSEAAIVSPTDTLKYYSPGLNAVTTDSTRVFPDMRQILAGNTNAATGACPAAPAPPATGGASNVPAELVDCYSEFLPTRDWVGIAGDRTLHFKLTARDGRLGGGGIGSGDVSVVLAPDAGPFLVTSQGTAAVLDGGSAQTVTWDVAGTDVAPVNAAQVKISLSADGGLTFPYVLAEQTANTGSATVTLPNVATGKARIKIEAVGNVFFDVNDADFTIRSAPAVTSTAPDGGVNVQYSDALSPAVTVTATDGDTTGADLTAAATGLPAGLSLAVTSTSATDARPGTRTWTVAGTTTAAPGDYPVTVTVSDGSGLTGSTSFTVTVAPEDAAVSWAGDTLVNTATGGTSGQALLRAVLRDSSVLPGAPDTTAGDIRTATVTFTSGGVTLCTAVPALLGTATTTASAACTATLPKGTHTVTATVGGTYTGSTTAQVTVAVSDGGFLTGGGEFTAARSAGAYPADVNSTVEVELNAKPGKANKPATGKAEVEFRSGGKAYTIKAGPVDALGVTSAGKVAQVRYQAALYDNKGKLVASGLTLAVTVTDRGAPGRNDTVGVTLWNGRSLLFSSDWTGGGTAEVKLKGGNLTVH
- a CDS encoding acVLRF1 family peptidyl-tRNA hydrolase — protein: MSSRPAAGGGRWVEVDPGRIARWVEGFTDRHGPPTTTVHEYGLLLTAPDGATAELHTPPGASASADVPGFVASATAARRLGLLLARKGAVAVGVADGTDLVVSKVDTRYVQGRTAAGGWSQQRFARRRDNQAKAALGDAAELAVRLLLPEAGTLASLVCGGDRRAVDTVLADRRLAPLAALRAPRLLDVPEPRHAVLVAAVAAARAVHILVR
- a CDS encoding LysE family transporter — protein: MTGAFLAGLVAGYGVAIPVGAIAILILGLSARTSFRVGAAAALGVASADGLYAAVAALGGAAVASGLAPVAGPLRLVAAGVLLALACLTAWRALRPSAPTPEPSVEGGPAGEGGPAREGRPHRKAAARGGLDTPVRAFAAVLALTLLNPATVVYFVALVLGRGDVLGGGPAGAGAFTAGVFLASASWQLLIAGGGTLIGRALTGPRGRQVTALLSSVIIAVLAVATVLDV